A window of Clostridium botulinum BKT015925 contains these coding sequences:
- a CDS encoding ABC transporter ATP-binding protein: MKELKMSHIFLNYHTTKGETEALKDITFSVYHGDFISIVGPSGCGKSTILNIIAGLLTPSKGEVLIDNKKLNESSLKIGYMLQKDHLFDWLTVLDNVFLGLKIQNTLNNENKEQVKKLLKNYNLWDFRNHFPSQLSGGMRQRVALIRTLAVDPNILLLDEPFSALDYQSRLKASDDIFRIIKQENKTAIMVTHDISEAISMSTRVVVFSKRPAMIKKEIPVDLSAKYNSPIKSREDPEFRVYFNDIWKEIDSNE; this comes from the coding sequence ATGAAAGAATTAAAAATGTCCCATATATTTTTAAATTACCATACTACTAAAGGTGAAACTGAAGCATTAAAAGATATTACCTTTTCTGTATACCACGGAGACTTTATAAGTATTGTTGGTCCATCTGGTTGTGGAAAATCTACTATACTTAACATTATAGCTGGACTTTTAACTCCATCTAAAGGTGAAGTTTTAATAGATAATAAAAAACTTAATGAATCATCATTAAAAATAGGATACATGCTTCAAAAAGACCACTTATTTGATTGGCTTACGGTATTAGATAATGTTTTTTTGGGACTAAAGATTCAAAATACATTAAATAATGAAAATAAAGAACAAGTAAAAAAATTATTAAAAAATTATAACCTATGGGATTTTAGAAATCACTTTCCAAGCCAATTATCCGGTGGAATGAGGCAAAGAGTTGCTCTAATTAGAACTCTTGCTGTAGATCCAAATATTTTATTGTTGGACGAACCTTTTTCAGCTCTTGACTATCAAAGTAGATTAAAAGCAAGTGATGATATATTTAGAATAATAAAACAAGAAAATAAAACCGCTATCATGGTAACTCATGATATATCAGAAGCAATATCAATGTCAACTAGAGTCGTTGTGTTTTCAAAACGTCCTGCCATGATAAAAAAAGAAATTCCTGTTGATTTGTCGGCTAAGTATAATTCTCCTATTAAATCTAGAGAAGATCCTGAATTTAGAGTTTATTTCAACGACATTTGGAAGGAGATTGATTCTAATGAATAA
- a CDS encoding 2-hydroxyacyl-CoA dehydratase has translation MREILYFGLDVGSTTVKLVALDVRNNLIYGKYKRHFSDIKSTIINLMEEAYLKFKNYDISIMITGSGGLAVSRWLNVSFIQEVIASTKTVENIIPETDVAIELGGEDAKITYFKNGVEQRMNGTCAGGTGAFIDQMAVLLQTDAEGLNELAKKYKVIYPIASRCGVFAKTDIQPLLNEGAAKEDLAVSILQAVVNQTISGLACGKPIRGNVALLGGPLYFLSELRKRFIETLKLKEEQVIFPNNSQLFVAMGAALGAREEKSITFKSLYEKLPKLRENVDNEVTRLEPLFKNELELQTFKQRHSQCKVRRDELSNYKGNCFLGVDAGSTTTKIILIGEDGSLLYSYYGSNEGKPLEITAKVLKDIYSKLPESCNIVNCGVTGYGEGLIKNALKMDIGEIETIAHYKAAEFFLPGVEFVLDIGGQDMKCMMIKNGVIDSIMLNEACSSGCGSFIETFAKSLDMRVEDFANAAVLAKEPVDLGSRCTVFMNSKVKQAQKEGATVGDISAGLSYSVIKNALYKVIKLRNPEKMGKKIIVQGGTFYNDAILRSFEIISGREVVRPDIAGLMGAFGVALVAKERYEKGHKTTLISIEELDRLEVNSNLKRCGGCGNNCLLTINKFSDGGVFISGNRCEKGLGSGKAKKDIPNLYEYKYKRLFNYTPLTKEEAQRGTVGIPRVLNMYENYPFWFTFFNELGFRVEISRRSSKDVYQLGMETIPSESVCYPAKLVHGHIMDLIKKDVDMIFYPCIPFDKKEEEGADNNYSCPIVTSYPEVIKNNMDIIREKNIKFMNPFIAMNDKEKLSKRLYYVFKEFQISKREIDIATEKAWRERENFKNDIRNKGEEALTYMNLTGKKGIVLAGRPYHVDQEIQHGIGNLITEYDMVVFTEDSIAHLGKVKRPLRVLDQWVYHSRLYAAASFVSTRKDLELVQLTSFGCGLDAVTSDQVEEILRGNNKIYTLIKIDEVSNLGAIRIRMRSLKAAMDERDKMGIKPEDNYKPMLKVPFTKEMRKNHTILAPQMSPIHFKLVQEAFLSSGYNVEILPSVDKGAVETGLKYVNNDACYPSIIVIGQLIEALQSGKYDVNNTSLIITQTGGGCRASNYIGFLRKALKEAGYLNIPVISLNCVGLEDNPGLEISYTMIKKGILALVLGDLFMKVLYRVRPYEKIKGSANLLYDKWNEKCKEVIRSGNFKLAKQYIYDIVKDFDNLEILDIEKPRVGVVGEILVKYHPTANNDIVGILESEGAEAVVPDLMDFFLYCAYDETFKYKYLNGKLKSKIISDIAIWYIELFRKDIRKALKESKRFTPPVEIRELAKEAEPILSIGNQTGEGWFLTAEMIELINSGVKNIACLQPFACLPNHVTGKGVIKELRRRYKDTNIVAIDYDPGASEVNQINRIKLMLAVAFKNLDSNKIDLMHSMVSKTMEEIASDK, from the coding sequence ATGAGAGAAATATTATATTTTGGATTAGATGTAGGATCAACAACGGTTAAACTAGTAGCTTTAGATGTAAGAAATAATCTAATTTATGGAAAGTATAAAAGACATTTTTCCGATATAAAAAGTACAATTATTAATCTTATGGAAGAGGCGTACTTAAAATTTAAAAACTATGATATAAGTATTATGATAACAGGTTCTGGTGGACTTGCAGTTTCTAGATGGTTAAATGTATCCTTTATTCAAGAAGTGATTGCATCTACTAAAACCGTAGAAAATATTATTCCAGAAACTGATGTAGCTATAGAACTTGGCGGGGAAGATGCAAAAATAACTTATTTTAAAAATGGTGTAGAACAAAGGATGAATGGTACTTGTGCAGGTGGAACTGGTGCATTTATAGATCAAATGGCAGTACTGCTTCAAACAGATGCTGAAGGGTTAAATGAACTTGCAAAAAAATATAAAGTAATTTATCCTATAGCATCTAGATGTGGAGTTTTTGCAAAAACAGATATTCAACCACTTTTAAATGAAGGGGCAGCGAAAGAAGATTTAGCTGTTTCAATTTTGCAGGCTGTGGTAAATCAAACTATAAGTGGACTTGCGTGTGGTAAGCCAATAAGGGGAAATGTAGCTTTACTTGGAGGACCATTATATTTTTTATCAGAGCTTAGAAAAAGATTTATAGAAACTTTAAAGCTTAAAGAGGAACAAGTTATATTTCCTAATAACTCACAATTATTTGTTGCAATGGGAGCGGCATTAGGAGCTAGGGAAGAGAAAAGTATTACATTCAAATCACTTTATGAAAAATTGCCTAAACTAAGGGAGAATGTTGATAATGAGGTAACTAGATTAGAGCCTTTATTCAAGAATGAACTAGAACTGCAAACTTTTAAACAAAGGCACTCACAATGTAAAGTTAGAAGAGATGAGTTATCTAATTACAAAGGAAATTGTTTTTTAGGAGTAGATGCAGGTTCTACTACTACAAAGATAATATTAATAGGTGAAGATGGTTCTTTATTATATTCGTATTATGGAAGTAATGAAGGTAAGCCTCTTGAGATTACAGCAAAAGTTTTAAAAGATATATATAGTAAATTGCCTGAAAGTTGCAATATAGTAAACTGTGGAGTTACAGGGTATGGTGAAGGGCTAATTAAGAATGCTTTAAAAATGGATATAGGTGAAATTGAAACTATAGCACATTATAAAGCAGCAGAATTTTTTTTGCCAGGTGTAGAGTTTGTTTTAGATATTGGTGGACAAGATATGAAGTGCATGATGATTAAAAATGGAGTAATTGATAGTATCATGTTAAATGAAGCTTGTTCATCAGGGTGTGGTTCATTTATCGAAACTTTTGCGAAGTCTTTAGATATGAGAGTAGAGGATTTTGCAAATGCTGCGGTACTTGCAAAAGAACCTGTGGATTTAGGGTCAAGATGTACTGTATTCATGAATTCTAAGGTTAAGCAAGCACAAAAAGAAGGGGCAACTGTGGGAGATATATCAGCAGGATTATCTTATTCAGTTATAAAAAATGCTCTATATAAGGTTATAAAGCTTAGAAATCCAGAAAAAATGGGAAAAAAAATTATCGTTCAAGGTGGAACTTTTTATAATGATGCCATTCTTAGAAGTTTTGAGATTATATCAGGAAGAGAAGTAGTAAGACCTGATATAGCAGGTCTTATGGGAGCTTTTGGAGTAGCGTTAGTAGCCAAAGAAAGATATGAAAAAGGTCATAAAACTACGTTGATTTCCATAGAAGAGTTAGATAGACTTGAAGTTAATTCTAATCTAAAACGTTGTGGAGGATGTGGTAACAATTGTCTTTTAACTATCAATAAATTTTCTGATGGTGGAGTATTTATATCAGGAAATAGATGTGAAAAGGGCTTAGGTAGTGGAAAAGCAAAAAAAGACATACCAAATCTTTATGAATATAAATATAAAAGATTGTTTAATTATACGCCACTTACTAAAGAAGAAGCTCAAAGAGGAACTGTTGGAATTCCTAGAGTTTTGAATATGTATGAAAACTATCCATTTTGGTTTACTTTTTTTAATGAGCTTGGATTTAGAGTAGAAATTTCAAGAAGATCATCAAAGGATGTATATCAACTTGGAATGGAGACTATACCATCAGAGTCAGTATGTTATCCAGCAAAACTTGTTCATGGTCATATAATGGATTTAATAAAGAAAGATGTTGATATGATATTTTATCCATGTATTCCATTTGATAAAAAGGAAGAAGAAGGAGCGGATAATAACTATAGTTGTCCAATAGTAACTTCTTATCCTGAAGTTATAAAAAATAATATGGATATTATAAGAGAAAAAAATATTAAATTTATGAATCCTTTTATAGCTATGAACGATAAAGAGAAACTTTCAAAGCGACTTTATTATGTATTTAAGGAATTTCAAATTTCCAAACGAGAAATTGATATTGCTACTGAAAAGGCATGGCGTGAGAGAGAAAATTTTAAAAATGATATAAGAAATAAAGGTGAAGAAGCATTAACATACATGAATTTAACAGGGAAAAAGGGTATAGTTCTTGCAGGAAGACCTTATCATGTAGATCAAGAGATACAACATGGAATAGGTAACTTAATTACAGAATATGATATGGTAGTATTTACTGAAGACTCTATAGCACATTTAGGAAAAGTTAAAAGACCTTTAAGAGTTCTTGATCAATGGGTATATCATTCTAGGTTATATGCAGCTGCAAGTTTTGTATCAACAAGAAAAGATTTAGAACTTGTGCAGTTAACTTCATTTGGTTGTGGATTAGATGCAGTAACATCAGATCAAGTAGAAGAAATCTTAAGAGGTAACAATAAAATATATACTTTAATAAAAATTGATGAGGTTAGTAATTTAGGGGCTATAAGAATAAGAATGCGGTCATTAAAAGCTGCTATGGATGAACGAGATAAAATGGGAATAAAACCTGAAGATAACTATAAACCTATGTTAAAAGTACCATTTACAAAAGAAATGAGAAAGAACCATACTATTTTAGCTCCCCAAATGTCTCCGATACATTTTAAGCTTGTACAAGAGGCCTTTTTATCATCTGGATATAATGTGGAAATACTTCCATCAGTCGATAAAGGTGCTGTAGAGACTGGGCTTAAATATGTAAATAATGATGCTTGTTATCCATCTATTATTGTAATAGGACAATTAATAGAAGCTCTTCAATCTGGAAAGTATGATGTTAATAATACTTCTCTTATAATAACTCAAACTGGAGGAGGATGTAGAGCAAGTAACTATATAGGTTTTTTAAGAAAAGCTTTAAAAGAAGCAGGATATTTAAACATTCCTGTTATATCTTTAAATTGTGTAGGACTTGAGGATAATCCAGGTCTAGAAATATCCTATACTATGATTAAAAAAGGGATATTGGCTTTAGTATTAGGAGATCTATTTATGAAGGTTTTATATAGAGTTAGACCTTATGAAAAGATAAAAGGTTCTGCAAATTTATTGTATGACAAGTGGAATGAAAAATGTAAAGAAGTTATACGCAGTGGAAATTTTAAATTAGCAAAACAATATATTTATGATATAGTTAAAGATTTTGATAATCTAGAAATACTTGATATAGAGAAGCCTAGAGTAGGGGTTGTTGGAGAAATTCTTGTTAAATATCATCCTACAGCCAATAATGATATTGTAGGTATATTGGAAAGTGAGGGGGCTGAGGCTGTAGTTCCGGATCTTATGGATTTCTTTTTGTATTGTGCATATGATGAGACATTTAAATATAAATATTTAAACGGTAAGCTTAAGTCAAAGATAATAAGTGATATTGCTATTTGGTATATAGAATTGTTTAGAAAAGATATAAGGAAAGCTTTAAAGGAAAGTAAAAGATTTACACCACCGGTAGAGATAAGGGAACTTGCAAAAGAAGCAGAACCTATTTTATCAATAGGAAATCAAACAGGAGAAGGCTGGTTTTTAACAGCTGAAATGATAGAACTTATAAATTCAGGGGTTAAAAATATAGCATGTCTTCAACCATTTGCGTGTCTTCCTAATCATGTAACGGGAAAAGGGGTTATAAAAGAATTAAGAAGAAGATATAAGGATACCAATATTGTTGCTATAGACTATGATCCTGGTGCAAGTGAAGTAAATCAAATAAATAGAATTAAATTAATGCTTGCGGTAGCTTTTAAAAATTTAGATAGTAATAAAATAGATTTGATGCATAGCATGGTAAGTAAAACTATGGAGGAAATCGCAAGTGATAAATAA
- a CDS encoding ABC transporter substrate-binding protein, whose protein sequence is MQQVLSGSSDIGFCGPEQIIYIYNQKREDLPILFAQLTATDGSFLVGRNKTKNFDWNSLKGKTIIGGRPGGVPEMSLEYVLKSHKLTPNKDVKLITNLDFTATSSAFKAGTGDYVALFEPNASVLEDSNGGSIVDSIGKNIGSLPYTCYFATQSYMKKNPEVIQKFTKAIYKAQVWVANHNNEDIAKSIASFFPGSNVDILSNVVKNYKKINAFAPNPIIKSDDLNRLMDVIQSYKSDLIKERPNFKSIVNTTFAENVMK, encoded by the coding sequence ATGCAACAAGTTTTATCTGGAAGCTCCGATATAGGATTTTGTGGACCTGAACAAATAATTTATATATATAATCAAAAACGTGAAGACTTACCTATTTTATTTGCTCAATTAACAGCAACAGATGGATCATTTTTAGTTGGAAGAAATAAAACAAAAAACTTTGATTGGAATAGCTTAAAAGGAAAAACTATTATAGGAGGAAGACCTGGCGGTGTTCCTGAAATGAGCCTTGAATATGTTCTTAAGAGTCATAAACTAACACCTAATAAAGATGTAAAGCTAATAACCAATTTAGATTTTACAGCTACATCTAGTGCCTTTAAAGCTGGTACTGGTGATTATGTAGCATTATTTGAACCTAATGCAAGTGTTCTTGAAGATTCTAATGGTGGATCTATAGTAGACTCTATAGGAAAAAATATCGGTTCACTTCCTTACACTTGTTATTTTGCCACTCAATCTTACATGAAGAAAAATCCTGAAGTAATACAAAAGTTCACAAAAGCTATATATAAAGCTCAAGTATGGGTTGCTAATCATAACAATGAAGATATAGCAAAATCAATTGCATCTTTCTTCCCTGGAAGTAATGTGGATATACTATCAAACGTTGTTAAAAACTATAAAAAAATAAATGCCTTTGCCCCAAATCCTATTATAAAATCTGATGATTTAAATAGACTCATGGATGTAATTCAATCTTATAAATCTGACTTAATTAAAGAACGTCCTAATTTTAAATCAATCGTTAATACAACATTTGCAGAGAATGTAATGAAATAA